One Georgenia wutianyii DNA segment encodes these proteins:
- the groES gene encoding co-chaperone GroES, producing the protein MSVSIKPLEDRIVVQTLEAEQTTASGLVIPDTAKEKPQEGTVVAIGPGRVDDSGNRVPMDVAVGDVVIYSKYGGTEVKYAGEEYLILSARDVLAVVEK; encoded by the coding sequence GTGTCGGTCTCCATCAAGCCCCTCGAGGACCGCATCGTCGTGCAGACGCTCGAGGCCGAGCAGACCACGGCGTCTGGCCTCGTCATCCCGGACACCGCCAAGGAGAAGCCCCAGGAGGGCACCGTCGTCGCCATCGGCCCCGGCCGCGTCGACGACAGCGGCAACCGCGTCCCCATGGACGTGGCCGTGGGTGACGTCGTCATCTACAGCAAGTACGGCGGCACCGAGGTGAAGTACGCCGGCGAGGAGTACCTCATCCTCTCCGCGCGCGACGTCCTCGCCGTCGTCGAGAAGTGA
- the tsaE gene encoding tRNA (adenosine(37)-N6)-threonylcarbamoyltransferase complex ATPase subunit type 1 TsaE, which translates to MSTTWQLPDPEATRELGRRLAGVLRAGDLVVLTGDLGAGKTTLTQGIGTGLGVRGQVASPTFIIARSHPSLGQGPDLVHVDAYRLGSLAEVDALDLDSSLEDSVTVVEWGEGMVEDLTEDRLEISVARPRGGLAGQDEVADAGTRTVTVRAVGPRWEGVDLASAVGRADAWDRP; encoded by the coding sequence GTGAGCACCACCTGGCAGCTGCCCGACCCCGAGGCCACCCGCGAGCTGGGCCGCCGGCTCGCCGGCGTGCTCCGGGCCGGGGACCTCGTCGTCCTCACCGGCGACCTCGGCGCCGGGAAGACGACCCTCACCCAGGGCATCGGCACCGGGCTCGGGGTGCGGGGCCAGGTCGCCTCCCCGACGTTCATCATCGCCCGCTCCCACCCGAGCCTCGGGCAGGGCCCCGACCTCGTCCACGTCGACGCCTACCGCCTCGGGTCCCTCGCCGAGGTCGACGCGCTCGACCTCGACAGCTCCCTGGAGGACTCGGTCACCGTCGTCGAGTGGGGCGAGGGGATGGTCGAGGACCTCACCGAGGACCGGCTCGAGATCAGCGTCGCGCGTCCCCGCGGCGGCCTGGCCGGGCAGGACGAGGTCGCCGACGCGGGCACCCGCACGGTCACCGTCCGCGCCGTCGGGCCGCGCTGGGAGGGTGTGGACCTCGCCTCCGCCGTCGGGCGGGCGGACGCCTGGGACCGGCCGTGA
- the rimI gene encoding ribosomal protein S18-alanine N-acetyltransferase — MTLRPLREGDLDRVMELEAELFGRGAWSREVYLGELALAGRYYVAAEEDGVLVGYAGIALAEDSEVMTVGVAPASRGRGVGAALLADLLERARAARARHVFLEVRAGNDAAQRLYRRAGFEEIGTRPRYYGDEDAVVMRLRLRGGLGDLTAG; from the coding sequence GTGACCCTCCGGCCGCTGCGCGAGGGCGACCTCGACCGGGTGATGGAGCTCGAGGCCGAGCTCTTCGGTCGTGGCGCCTGGTCCCGCGAGGTCTACCTCGGCGAGCTCGCCCTGGCCGGCCGGTACTACGTCGCGGCCGAGGAGGACGGCGTGCTCGTCGGCTACGCGGGGATCGCGCTGGCGGAGGACTCCGAGGTCATGACCGTCGGGGTCGCTCCCGCGAGCCGCGGCAGGGGCGTGGGGGCGGCACTGCTCGCCGACCTGCTCGAGCGGGCCCGTGCCGCCCGCGCCCGCCACGTGTTCCTCGAGGTGCGGGCCGGCAACGACGCCGCCCAGCGGCTCTACCGCCGGGCGGGGTTCGAGGAGATCGGCACCCGGCCGCGCTACTACGGCGACGAGGACGCCGTCGTCATGCGGCTGCGGCTGCGTGGTGGCCTGGGGGACCTCACCGCCGGCTGA
- a CDS encoding WhiB family transcriptional regulator, protein MAELSRLPGPIMDLWEWQYQGKCREADPNLFFHPEGERGGTRRRRDEAAKVVCAQCPVIQQCREHALKVREPYGVWGGLSEDERLQILSTPLRRAS, encoded by the coding sequence ATGGCAGAGCTCTCGAGGCTCCCCGGCCCGATCATGGATCTGTGGGAGTGGCAGTACCAGGGCAAGTGCCGCGAGGCCGACCCCAACCTCTTCTTCCACCCCGAGGGCGAGCGTGGAGGCACCCGCCGTCGGCGCGACGAGGCCGCCAAGGTCGTGTGCGCACAGTGCCCCGTGATCCAGCAGTGCCGTGAGCACGCCCTCAAGGTGCGCGAGCCCTACGGCGTGTGGGGCGGCCTGTCCGAGGACGAGCGCCTGCAGATCCTGTCCACCCCGCTGCGTCGGGCCAGCTGA
- a CDS encoding malonic semialdehyde reductase, which produces MTTDVLQHPSVSLDPRIFQDAHTTNLFTDEPVDVATVREVYEAVRWAPTAMNCQPLRLALVERGEGRERLVAHLAKGNQDKTLVAPLSIVVAYDPAFHEHFDVLAPHRPGAREKMDGDPEFRDGFARTNALIQLGYLILGLRAAGLAVGPMTGLDAAGVDAELFAESGWRTLAVLNVGHAASEEDGAVRPRAGRLDFETAAVVL; this is translated from the coding sequence ATGACGACCGACGTTCTCCAGCACCCCTCTGTCTCCCTCGACCCGCGGATCTTCCAGGACGCGCACACGACCAACCTCTTCACCGACGAGCCGGTCGACGTCGCGACGGTGCGTGAGGTCTACGAGGCGGTGCGCTGGGCGCCGACGGCGATGAACTGCCAGCCGCTGCGCCTGGCGCTGGTCGAGCGGGGCGAGGGCCGCGAGCGTCTCGTCGCGCACCTGGCCAAGGGCAACCAGGACAAGACCCTCGTCGCGCCGCTGAGCATCGTCGTCGCCTACGACCCGGCGTTCCACGAGCACTTCGACGTCCTCGCGCCGCACCGCCCCGGGGCCCGGGAGAAGATGGACGGCGACCCCGAGTTCCGCGACGGCTTCGCCCGCACGAACGCCCTCATCCAGCTCGGCTACCTCATCCTCGGGCTGCGCGCGGCTGGTCTCGCCGTCGGCCCGATGACCGGCCTGGACGCCGCTGGCGTGGACGCCGAGCTCTTCGCCGAGTCGGGCTGGCGCACCCTCGCGGTGCTCAACGTCGGGCACGCCGCGAGCGAGGAGGACGGGGCCGTTCGGCCGCGCGCCGGGCGCCTCGACTTCGAGACGGCCGCCGTCGTCCTGTGA
- the tsaB gene encoding tRNA (adenosine(37)-N6)-threonylcarbamoyltransferase complex dimerization subunit type 1 TsaB, whose protein sequence is MRTLCIDTSAGSAVALHDTEAGVLARARSADHRGHAERLSALVVEVLEAAGLTTADVDRVAVGTGPAPFTGLRVGIVTALALGRARGIPVHGVSSLDVLARQVLDLEPDATVVVLGDARRKEVYSARYRALGADDVELLEGPRVGPAADVAGDALGAAVDQPPVVVAGAGAVLYADVVPPTPGTPDEVDPGVLGRIVAARLARADAGEDVALGTEPLYLRRPDVSPAGARKRAS, encoded by the coding sequence GTGCGAACCCTGTGCATCGACACCTCCGCCGGCAGCGCCGTCGCCCTCCACGACACCGAGGCCGGCGTCCTGGCCCGGGCGCGCAGCGCCGACCACCGCGGACACGCCGAGCGGCTGTCCGCCCTCGTCGTCGAGGTGCTCGAGGCGGCCGGTCTCACGACGGCGGACGTCGACCGGGTCGCGGTCGGCACGGGGCCGGCGCCGTTCACCGGGCTGCGCGTGGGCATCGTCACCGCGCTCGCCCTCGGTCGGGCGCGCGGGATCCCCGTCCACGGCGTGAGCAGCCTCGACGTCCTCGCGCGCCAGGTCCTCGACCTCGAGCCGGACGCCACCGTCGTCGTCCTCGGTGACGCGCGGCGCAAGGAGGTGTACTCCGCGCGCTACCGCGCGCTCGGGGCGGACGACGTCGAGCTGCTCGAGGGCCCTCGCGTCGGCCCGGCGGCGGACGTCGCCGGTGACGCGCTGGGCGCGGCCGTCGACCAGCCGCCCGTCGTCGTCGCCGGGGCGGGCGCGGTGCTCTACGCGGACGTCGTGCCCCCGACGCCGGGGACCCCCGACGAGGTCGACCCAGGCGTGCTCGGGCGGATCGTGGCGGCACGCCTGGCGCGCGCCGACGCCGGTGAGGACGTCGCGCTCGGCACCGAGCCGCTCTACCTGCGCCGCCCGGACGTGTCCCCGGCGGGAGCCCGCAAGCGGGCCTCGTGA